In Jejubacter calystegiae, the following are encoded in one genomic region:
- a CDS encoding LysR family transcriptional regulator: protein MSAPVSEFKFDFNHLKALHAIISTGTVAGAAKLLGVSSSAVSQNMTRLKTVLEDPLFYRSGQRLKPTALALQLDEQFRPLMTELGNILIGHPGSPAPETAYTYKIISSELLEYLMVLPFATQLPASGSRLMMQPELTDSEANLLNLRNRAADVLLTLEPATESSFVTERIFSTPLVVVSRKNHPGIEHFTSLDQIQEMSFVERAGMSSPLKYAHYLATPWGHEKITIDFTLQSITNRLTLVSQTDLVMLSPEVIARQFSNHIPIQIHPFSDQDIRPVHAYCVYLKSRRNDTVIKKLRESFMSTANTLSLTPV, encoded by the coding sequence ATGTCCGCTCCCGTTTCCGAATTTAAGTTCGACTTTAATCATCTTAAGGCGCTGCACGCCATTATCAGCACCGGCACCGTGGCCGGCGCGGCGAAGCTGCTCGGTGTTTCATCCAGCGCCGTTAGCCAGAATATGACCCGCCTGAAAACCGTGCTGGAAGATCCGCTGTTTTATCGCAGCGGCCAGCGCCTGAAACCAACGGCGCTGGCGCTACAGCTGGACGAGCAGTTCCGACCGCTGATGACCGAACTGGGCAATATCCTGATCGGCCACCCCGGTAGCCCGGCACCGGAAACCGCCTATACCTACAAGATTATCAGCAGCGAACTTCTGGAATATCTGATGGTGCTGCCTTTCGCCACACAGTTACCCGCATCCGGGTCACGGCTGATGATGCAGCCGGAACTGACCGATAGCGAAGCGAACCTGCTTAACCTGCGCAACCGGGCGGCCGATGTACTACTGACACTGGAGCCTGCCACCGAAAGCTCCTTTGTGACCGAACGTATATTTAGTACGCCACTGGTGGTCGTCAGCCGTAAAAATCATCCCGGAATAGAACACTTCACCTCACTGGATCAGATTCAGGAAATGTCATTTGTCGAGCGGGCCGGTATGAGTTCACCGCTTAAATATGCCCACTATCTGGCGACCCCCTGGGGACATGAAAAGATCACTATCGACTTTACCCTTCAGTCCATTACCAATCGCCTGACTCTGGTGTCGCAGACCGATCTGGTGATGCTGAGCCCGGAGGTGATTGCCCGTCAGTTCTCAAACCATATTCCGATTCAGATTCACCCCTTTAGCGACCAGGATATTCGCCCGGTGCATGCCTACTGCGTTTATCTCAAATCACGACGCAACGATACGGTGATTAAAAAGCTGCGCGAAAGCTTTATGTCAACGGCCAACACGCTTTCCCTGACGCCGGTA